The Enterobacter asburiae genome window below encodes:
- a CDS encoding ABC-F family ATPase has translation MLVTSNVTMQFGSKPLFENISVKFGGGNRYGLIGANGSGKSTFMKILGGDLEPTLGNVSLDPNERIGKLRQDQFAFEEFTVLDTVIMGHGELWEVKQERDRIYALAEMSEEDGYKVAELETQYGEMDGYSAEARAGELLLGVGIPVEQHYGPMSEVAPGWKLRVLLAQALFSNPDILLLDEPTNNLDIDTIRWLEQTLNDRDSTMIIISHDRHFLNMVCTHMADLDYGELRVYPGNYDEYMTAATQARERLLADNAKKKAQIADLQSFVSRFSANASKSRQATSRARQIDKIKLDEVKASSRQNPFIRFEQDKKLFRNALEVEALEKGFENGPLFKKFNLLLEVGEKIAILGANGVGKSTMLKTLVGELQPDNGTVKWSENAQIGYYAQDHEYEFENDLTVFDWMSQWKQEGDDEQAVRSILGRLLFSQDDIKKPAKVLSGGEKGRMLFGKLMMEKPNILVMDEPTNHLDMESIESLNMALEMYQGTLIFVSHDREFVSSLATRVIEITPERVVDFTGNYEDYLRSKGIEN, from the coding sequence GTGTTAGTTACCAGCAACGTCACTATGCAGTTTGGCAGTAAGCCGCTGTTCGAAAACATTTCCGTCAAATTTGGCGGCGGCAACCGTTACGGCCTGATTGGTGCCAACGGTAGCGGAAAATCCACCTTTATGAAGATCCTCGGCGGTGACCTGGAGCCGACGCTCGGCAACGTATCGCTCGACCCTAACGAGCGTATCGGTAAGCTGCGTCAGGATCAGTTCGCCTTCGAAGAGTTCACCGTGCTTGACACCGTGATCATGGGGCATGGGGAACTGTGGGAAGTGAAGCAGGAGCGCGATCGCATCTACGCGCTGGCAGAAATGAGCGAAGAAGACGGCTATAAAGTGGCCGAGCTGGAAACGCAGTACGGCGAGATGGACGGCTACTCTGCGGAAGCGCGCGCGGGCGAGCTGCTGCTGGGCGTGGGCATTCCGGTTGAACAGCATTACGGCCCGATGAGCGAAGTTGCACCAGGCTGGAAGCTGCGCGTGCTGCTGGCACAGGCGCTGTTCTCTAACCCGGACATCCTGCTGCTCGACGAACCGACGAACAACCTGGACATCGACACCATCCGCTGGCTGGAGCAGACGCTGAACGATCGCGACAGCACCATGATCATCATCTCGCACGACCGTCACTTCCTGAACATGGTCTGTACGCACATGGCGGATCTGGACTACGGCGAGCTGCGCGTTTACCCGGGCAACTACGACGAATACATGACGGCGGCCACCCAGGCGCGTGAACGTCTGCTGGCGGATAACGCCAAGAAGAAAGCGCAGATTGCTGACCTGCAGTCCTTCGTCAGCCGCTTTAGCGCTAACGCCTCTAAGTCGCGTCAGGCGACCTCGCGTGCGCGTCAGATCGACAAAATCAAGCTGGACGAAGTCAAAGCCTCCAGCCGTCAGAACCCGTTCATCCGCTTCGAGCAGGACAAGAAACTGTTCCGTAACGCGCTGGAAGTGGAAGCTCTTGAAAAAGGCTTTGAGAACGGCCCGCTGTTTAAAAAATTCAACCTGCTGCTGGAAGTGGGCGAGAAGATTGCCATCCTCGGTGCCAACGGCGTGGGTAAATCCACCATGCTGAAAACCCTGGTGGGCGAACTGCAGCCGGACAACGGCACCGTGAAGTGGTCTGAAAACGCGCAGATTGGCTACTACGCGCAAGACCATGAGTACGAGTTCGAAAACGACCTCACCGTCTTCGACTGGATGAGCCAGTGGAAGCAGGAAGGCGACGACGAGCAGGCGGTGCGCAGCATTCTGGGTCGTCTGCTGTTCAGCCAGGACGACATCAAAAAACCGGCTAAGGTGCTCTCCGGTGGCGAGAAGGGGCGCATGCTGTTCGGCAAGCTGATGATGGAAAAACCAAACATCCTGGTGATGGACGAACCGACTAACCACCTGGACATGGAATCTATCGAATCCCTGAACATGGCGCTGGAGATGTATCAGGGTACCCTGATCTTCGTCTCTCACGACCGTGAGTTCGTCAGCTCGCTGGCGACCCGCGTGATCGAAATTACGCCAGAGCGCGTGGTGGACTTCACCGGTAACTATGAAGATTACCTGCGCAGTAAAGGTATCGAGAACTAA
- a CDS encoding glycoside hydrolase family 31 protein, protein MKTLKNWTLDTQSANHLELLVDNQHRLCLYVLEENLFRVLIKRKGGLALDRTWSIAPEKDVPWEGRPRDDISGFSCPAWTLTQQDETLTVATEQLRVTVHQPLWLEWHYRNEAGEWQPLVNDRPTSAYLLNAHGDGVAHYLSRRKDERFYGLGEKAGDLQRNGKRYEMRNLDAMGYNAASTDPLYKHIPFTIARRDDISYGLFYDNLSSCWLDLGNEIDNYHTAYRRWQAEAGDIDYYIFTGTRVLDVTKAFVRLTGKTLFGPKWSLGYSGSTMHYTDAPDAQNQLMNFIRLCEEHAIPCDSFQLSSGYTSINGKRYVFNWNYDKVPQPKVMSQAFHDAGLKLAANIKPCLLQDHPRYNEVAESGLFIRDSETDAPERSSFWDDEGSHLDFTNPQTVQWWQNGVTTQLLEMGIDSTWNDNNEYEVWDGEARCFGFGKEIAIKHIRPVMPLLMMRASLEAQQRFAPEKRPYLISRSGCAGMQRYVQTWSGDNRTSWDTLRYNIRMGLGMSLSGLFNVGHDVGGFSGDKPDAELFVRWVQNGVMHPRFTIHSWNDDHTVNEPWMYPGVTPAIRGAVELRYRLLPYLYTLLWQAHADDEPMLRPTFLDHEHDAQTFEECDDFLLGRDLLVASVVEAGQRERRVWLPENDTGWYDFYTHAWYAGGQSIVLDAPLEKLPLLVRAGAGLPLSERITHVSAEKDNTRELKLFPVKGVGTTSGMLFEDDGESWGYQNGNALWVEWEMVCDGATINLKVNARGDYRPAWKALKVSLPVGEKRTLLVNGVEGGEWVV, encoded by the coding sequence ATGAAAACCCTGAAAAACTGGACCCTTGATACGCAGTCGGCAAACCATCTGGAACTGCTGGTCGATAACCAGCACCGCCTGTGCCTGTATGTGCTGGAAGAGAACCTGTTCCGCGTGCTGATCAAACGCAAAGGCGGGCTGGCGCTGGACCGCACCTGGAGCATCGCGCCGGAAAAAGACGTGCCGTGGGAAGGCCGCCCTCGTGACGATATAAGCGGTTTCTCCTGCCCGGCCTGGACCCTGACGCAGCAGGATGAGACGCTCACCGTGGCAACCGAACAGCTGCGCGTGACGGTCCACCAGCCGCTGTGGCTGGAGTGGCACTACCGCAATGAGGCGGGCGAGTGGCAGCCGCTGGTCAACGACCGTCCAACCAGCGCCTACCTGCTGAACGCCCACGGCGACGGCGTGGCGCATTACCTCAGCCGCCGCAAGGACGAGCGTTTCTATGGCCTTGGCGAAAAAGCGGGCGATCTGCAGCGCAACGGCAAGCGCTATGAGATGCGCAACCTCGACGCCATGGGGTACAACGCGGCCAGCACCGACCCGCTCTACAAGCATATTCCGTTCACTATCGCCCGCCGCGACGATATCAGCTACGGCCTGTTCTACGACAACCTGAGCAGCTGCTGGCTGGATCTGGGCAACGAGATCGACAACTACCACACCGCCTACCGTCGCTGGCAGGCGGAAGCGGGCGACATCGATTACTACATCTTTACCGGCACGCGCGTGCTGGACGTCACCAAAGCCTTCGTGCGCCTGACCGGGAAAACGCTGTTCGGACCGAAGTGGAGCCTGGGCTACAGCGGCTCGACCATGCACTACACCGACGCGCCGGACGCGCAAAACCAGCTGATGAACTTCATCCGCCTGTGCGAAGAGCACGCCATTCCGTGCGACTCGTTCCAGCTCTCCTCCGGCTATACCTCCATCAACGGCAAGCGCTACGTATTTAACTGGAACTATGACAAGGTGCCGCAGCCGAAGGTGATGAGCCAGGCCTTCCACGACGCCGGGCTGAAGCTGGCGGCCAACATCAAGCCGTGCCTGCTGCAGGACCATCCGCGCTATAACGAAGTGGCGGAGAGCGGCCTGTTCATTCGCGATTCAGAAACCGATGCACCGGAACGTTCCAGCTTCTGGGATGACGAAGGCTCGCACCTCGACTTTACCAACCCGCAGACGGTGCAGTGGTGGCAGAACGGCGTGACCACGCAGCTGCTGGAGATGGGCATCGACTCTACCTGGAACGACAACAACGAATATGAAGTGTGGGACGGAGAAGCGCGCTGCTTTGGCTTCGGCAAGGAGATCGCCATCAAGCACATTCGCCCGGTGATGCCGCTGCTGATGATGCGCGCCTCGCTGGAAGCGCAGCAGCGTTTCGCGCCGGAAAAACGTCCGTATCTCATCTCCCGCTCCGGCTGCGCCGGGATGCAGCGCTACGTTCAGACCTGGAGCGGCGACAACCGCACCAGCTGGGACACCCTGCGCTATAACATCCGCATGGGGCTGGGCATGAGCCTGTCCGGCCTGTTCAACGTCGGCCATGACGTCGGCGGTTTCTCCGGCGACAAGCCTGACGCCGAGCTGTTCGTGCGCTGGGTGCAGAACGGCGTGATGCACCCGCGCTTTACCATTCACTCGTGGAACGATGACCACACCGTGAACGAGCCGTGGATGTACCCGGGCGTCACGCCAGCCATTCGCGGTGCGGTTGAGCTGCGCTACCGCCTGCTGCCGTACCTCTACACCCTGCTCTGGCAGGCGCATGCCGACGACGAGCCGATGCTGCGCCCGACCTTCCTCGACCACGAGCACGATGCGCAGACGTTTGAGGAGTGCGATGACTTCCTGCTGGGCCGCGACCTGCTGGTCGCCAGCGTCGTCGAAGCCGGGCAGCGCGAGCGCCGCGTCTGGCTGCCGGAGAACGACACCGGCTGGTATGATTTTTACACCCACGCGTGGTATGCGGGCGGCCAGTCGATCGTCCTCGACGCGCCGCTGGAAAAACTGCCGCTGCTGGTGCGCGCCGGTGCCGGTCTGCCGCTGAGCGAACGCATTACCCACGTGTCCGCTGAAAAAGACAACACCCGCGAGCTGAAGCTGTTCCCGGTGAAGGGCGTCGGGACAACCTCAGGCATGCTGTTTGAAGACGACGGCGAAAGCTGGGGCTATCAGAACGGCAATGCGCTGTGGGTGGAGTGGGAAATGGTGTGTGACGGCGCAACCATCAACCTGAAGGTCAATGCGCGCGGGGATTATCGTCCGGCGTGGAAAGCGCTTAAGGTGTCGCTACCTGTAGGGGAAAAACGTACGCTGCTGGTGAACGGAGTTGAAGGGGGCGAGTGGGTGGTGTAG
- a CDS encoding MFS transporter: MSQDINNTVATSKTRRVIKNLRWYVLVLFLLGVTVNYITRNSLGILAPELKESLGITTEQYSWIVGAFQIAYTIFQPLCGWLIDVIGLKIGFMVCAGIWALMCIFHAGAGSWLHLAILRFFMGASEAAATPANAKTIGEWFPKSERPVAAGWAGVGFSIGAMLAPPIIYFAHASFGWQGAFMFTGVLALLWVILWWAFYHNPEQHPNLSKDELAFIKQDNEPPAVRLPFLTALKTVSKNKRFYGIAIPAFMAEPAWAVLSFWVPLYLAKEHGMDLKQIAMFAWLPFLAADLGSVASGYLTRLYTRLFGCSRVNSVVASSVTGAFLMISLGIVAITRDPYITIVLISIGGFGHQIISCMLSALVVESFDKGQMATVNGMRGSAAWIASFLFSLLIGVTADKIGFNPLFIAMGFFDLIGAVFLVAFIAERRAKRA; the protein is encoded by the coding sequence ATGAGTCAGGACATCAATAACACCGTAGCGACAAGCAAAACCCGTCGCGTCATCAAGAACCTGCGCTGGTACGTGCTGGTGCTGTTCTTACTTGGCGTCACCGTTAACTACATCACCCGAAACTCACTCGGGATCCTCGCCCCGGAACTGAAAGAGAGCCTCGGGATCACCACCGAGCAATACTCCTGGATCGTCGGCGCGTTCCAGATCGCCTATACCATTTTCCAGCCCCTGTGCGGCTGGCTGATTGACGTCATCGGCCTGAAGATTGGCTTTATGGTCTGCGCCGGGATCTGGGCGCTGATGTGTATTTTCCACGCGGGCGCCGGAAGCTGGCTGCACCTCGCTATTCTGCGCTTCTTTATGGGTGCCTCTGAGGCCGCCGCTACCCCGGCAAACGCCAAAACCATCGGCGAATGGTTTCCGAAATCAGAGCGACCTGTTGCCGCCGGCTGGGCTGGCGTGGGCTTCTCCATCGGCGCGATGCTGGCTCCGCCTATCATCTACTTTGCTCACGCATCGTTCGGCTGGCAGGGCGCGTTTATGTTTACCGGCGTGCTGGCGCTGCTGTGGGTGATCCTCTGGTGGGCGTTCTACCACAACCCGGAGCAGCACCCGAACCTGAGCAAGGACGAGCTGGCGTTTATCAAGCAGGACAACGAACCGCCTGCGGTGAGACTGCCCTTCCTGACCGCGCTGAAAACCGTCTCGAAAAACAAACGCTTCTACGGTATCGCCATTCCGGCCTTTATGGCTGAACCCGCCTGGGCGGTGCTGAGCTTCTGGGTGCCGCTGTACCTCGCCAAAGAGCACGGCATGGATCTGAAGCAGATTGCGATGTTTGCCTGGCTGCCGTTCCTCGCCGCCGACCTCGGCAGCGTGGCGAGCGGCTACCTGACGCGTCTGTACACCCGTCTGTTCGGCTGCTCGCGCGTTAACTCGGTCGTTGCCAGCTCCGTGACGGGCGCGTTCCTGATGATCTCGCTGGGCATCGTGGCCATTACCCGCGACCCGTATATCACCATCGTGCTGATCTCCATCGGCGGCTTCGGGCACCAGATTATCTCCTGCATGCTGAGCGCCCTGGTCGTTGAGTCGTTCGACAAAGGCCAGATGGCGACCGTAAACGGCATGCGAGGCTCTGCGGCGTGGATCGCCAGCTTCCTGTTCTCGCTGTTAATCGGGGTGACCGCCGACAAAATCGGCTTTAACCCGCTCTTTATTGCCATGGGCTTCTTTGACCTGATTGGCGCTGTCTTCCTGGTAGCATTTATTGCTGAACGTCGCGCCAAGCGCGCCTGA
- the ldtB gene encoding L,D-transpeptidase — protein sequence MNMKLTTLFAAALAVVGFCKTASAVTYPLPTDGSRLVGQNQVVTVPEGNSQPLEYFAAQYQLGLSNMLEANPGVDPYLPKAGTVLNIPQQLILPDTVHEGIVINSAEMRLYYYPKGTNTVIVLPIGIGQLGKDTPMNWTTKVERKKAGPTWTPTAKMHAEYIAAGEPLPAVVPAGPDNPMGLYALYIGRLYAIHGTNANFGIGLRVSHGCVRLRNDDIKFLFENVPVGTRVQFINEPVKATSEPDGSRYIEVHNPLSTSEDQINNNEIVPVTLNSAVQAVTSQPDVETAIVDQAVQNRSGMPVRLN from the coding sequence ATGAACATGAAATTAACAACGCTTTTTGCGGCGGCGTTAGCCGTAGTAGGTTTTTGTAAGACCGCGTCTGCGGTGACGTATCCCCTGCCAACAGACGGTAGCCGTCTGGTAGGCCAGAACCAGGTTGTGACGGTACCAGAAGGTAACTCTCAGCCACTGGAGTATTTCGCTGCGCAGTACCAGCTGGGCCTGTCTAACATGCTGGAAGCGAACCCGGGCGTTGACCCGTATCTGCCGAAAGCGGGTACCGTGCTGAATATCCCTCAGCAGCTGATCCTGCCGGATACCGTTCATGAAGGTATCGTGATTAACAGCGCCGAAATGCGTCTGTATTACTACCCGAAAGGCACCAACACCGTTATCGTGCTGCCAATCGGTATCGGCCAGCTGGGTAAAGACACCCCGATGAACTGGACCACCAAAGTTGAGCGTAAGAAAGCGGGCCCAACCTGGACGCCGACCGCTAAAATGCACGCGGAATACATCGCTGCGGGCGAACCGCTGCCAGCCGTTGTGCCGGCAGGCCCGGATAACCCAATGGGTCTGTACGCGCTGTACATTGGCCGCCTGTACGCTATCCACGGCACCAACGCCAACTTCGGTATCGGCCTGCGCGTAAGCCACGGCTGCGTGCGCCTGCGTAACGACGACATCAAGTTCCTGTTCGAAAACGTGCCGGTCGGTACGCGCGTGCAGTTCATCAACGAACCGGTGAAAGCGACCTCTGAGCCAGACGGCAGCCGCTACATCGAAGTGCACAACCCGCTGTCCACCAGCGAAGACCAGATCAACAACAACGAAATCGTCCCTGTTACGCTGAACAGCGCGGTGCAGGCGGTGACTTCTCAGCCAGACGTAGAAACGGCGATTGTTGACCAGGCCGTGCAGAACCGCTCCGGTATGCCGGTGCGTTTGAACTGA